ttaataaaaataaaaagcaaAACACTCACCAAATCATAGTGCATGCTTCCCTGTAAAACCAAAAAGCCATCGGATCTCGAATTTCCCTTTGATATTTATTATAAGGTAACATATGTTAATCAGTTACCAATAATATAGGTAAGATAGTCACATGTTATAttgatggtaaccagttactcaTAATATTAACTGGTTACCCTTAAGAAAGTAACATGTTATAtagatggtaactggttacccataaTATGGGTAATTGGTTACCCCTGAGATGGGAACAGGTTACTCTGACAAGAACATTcagatcttaaaaaaaaaataactggtTACCTTATTCAGACGAAAAAAAAcgtacaatttaaaaaaaaagaaaaaaatatttataataattaaaaaaactaacacacaattcataataataataataaaaaactttgcaaaacaaccatggtaaaatttaatataaaaaaagagaaaattttaatataaacaaaatcaattaagctaaaaaataataatcaaattacagaAATActcttttaatttaataaaacttGGTTAAGAATAAAATTATGACATAAAAcaaattttatacaaaaatatgggaaactaatTCTCTGAgattgaaaattcttaaaaaaaccatataagtttttttttaaaaaaaaaccatatttttgtaaacttaaTTAAAAAAGCCAAATAAAATGTAATATCCACTTTTGATAGTCAAGTCATTGAGTTTCAAAATCAGTAACAAAATTCTAAATTATTATgtataattttgatatttttctataCATCACAcatcttttttaaaaaatacacataatataatttatagaaaaattaaaaacataaaatcactTAAAAACTAAGAATTCTttgaaaaaataaacaataaaaatttTATTGCTATTATTTATAAAACTCAATACTTGATTGCTATGGACCGAGTTGCTAAACAATGAAAAACTTAGAAGTATTTTTGCTAAACCCTTAtaaattactatatatatatatatatacatgcctGAAAGAATCAATATTTATTATAGTGAGAAATTACTCATCTTAACAAATTACAAAACAtcatcatatcaataatcaaatctGCATGctctataaatatatttatattactcaTTCATTTTATACAAGAAGCACAGCAGAAATATCCATGCAGTTATCAGCCAACTTATGAATAGTGTTAACCAAATCAGTATCAAGAGGCAACTCTTCACCACTCTCAGAGACAGTATCATCACAAGTCCCTATATTTGTAATAACCCCACTTAGAAGGCTATTCAACAGTCCAATATCATGGGATTTGATAGCCTGTAATGCTTGTTTCAGGTCCATACGAGCTGTGCTATACATATCCAAACACAGCCTTAGGCAATCTGCTGTTGTAGTACCTGTTGAGGAGTGCTTTAGAGCAGCTTTCATCTCTGTAATGCCCTTTCCCATGGTCCCAATGAAGATATTGATCTCTGTTTGGAGAGCCATGACAGGGTCCACGTGACCCCGCACGTGGGGTAGGATTGACTCAGCACATAGCTTGGGGTCTTGTGTGACACTGCATATTTTGTTGATGCTTGCTATGAGGTCGACTTGGTCGTTTGATTTGTGGTGTGGTCTTCTTTTGGGGAGTGTTGAGTGGAAGTATTGTTGGTCATGATTGTTTTGAGATTGAGATTGTTGTGGGGCttgtgatggtgatggtgatgatgCCACGTGGCATTGAGCTAGTGGTGATGAGAAGAGTAGTAGCACTAGAGATGAGGTGATTATGAGGATTGTGCCATGGTTGAGCTTGATGAACTCCTCCATTATTGTCTCTTTTCTAATGAGATTTGGAATGTTTTAGCAGAAAAGAGACAATAAAGAGTTTTATTACAATTTTTAATGCTTATGGGAGGTTTTGGAATAAGTAAAAAGGAGAGGTTTTTATAGAGTTATGACAAATGGGAGTGCATGATAATAGGATATGTATGCTATAAAAGATTATTACCCAAAATAGCATTACTAATTATGTATAACAAATCTTTGGTGTAGAATAAATTAGAACAATTTAgttaatatgtgtatatatgattgtaCAAGAAACTTGTGTCTCAAATATCGTAAAACAAGCAATTTACCTACAAGAAAGAATGGCCATTTGCCTAACAATGAATATTCTACAAGATAACCAATTATCAAATTACAccacaacaaaaaaatatataaaatttgtaAATATTGTTATCTAAAGCTTCATGAATTTTGTTAAATATTGTTGgtgttttaaaaatatttttttactgTTTTTTAGCTCTAATTGGATTAATAATGATTTCCCTCGATTTATAAAATTTGTAACATATATATGCCCTGAATTTTTAATTATgcctattttaaaaaaaaaatctatttcaatacaatataataatattataccAAATTTAATAATGGAAAATAACAATTTAACCTCTGTATTTGGTTAAATGACGTTTGAGATTATTTGTTTTACAAAAGATCAAAATAATACCTTgaacccaattttggtcaaatcattttttaatatgattaaaatgccCTCGAGTTTTATATAATATtgaatattaaattataaaaaattaattttacatattaaaaattaaaactaaattaaaaaatgtaatatttaatttaaaaaattataattaaaacaaaattaaaaatttaatctttatcgtaaacttaattaattaaataaaacttaattagAACTAAAACTAGATATAATTatgttgtttgtgttttcatcAGAGGACACCTGACATTCATTAGAGGAGTAATTAAACTCTTCGAGCGCTAGTGAGGTTTCGTACTATGATCTGGCCATACacggatgtctccaagtgaggccacaccTCGAGGTCTGTCCTCGAGGCGCGGATGTCTCTAGGCGAGGCCACGTCTTGTGACCCATCTCCAaggtgtggatgtctccaagtgaggtcaCGCCCCGAGGTCTGTTTAGATGGTCCTCGCTCTCTTCATTCGCCAATCTCCCAAGTCTAGGATTCTTGTCCTTGGAATTGGAGTAGCTGCCAGGTGTTAGTCGCCGCAACTGTGGCCCACCTGAAGATCATTTggcaacttttggtgagccttaATTAGTGGTGTTGAGTTCGTACCctcgacaatcgacatttcccacaacgccgaCTAACATGGGCGAACGTGCACCGTATCCTGACACAGTTAGATACATGATCCCCATAAGGTTGGTAGGCAACTTTCTGCAAATGGGCCTCGTGCAATCTGCCTGGGCTCTTTGTTAGTGCACCCTATGTAATTAATTAGCAGTTACTCCCCAAATAAGGAGA
The genomic region above belongs to Humulus lupulus chromosome 1, drHumLupu1.1, whole genome shotgun sequence and contains:
- the LOC133805668 gene encoding uncharacterized protein LOC133805668, with amino-acid sequence MEEFIKLNHGTILIITSSLVLLLFSSPLAQCHVASSPSPSQAPQQSQSQNNHDQQYFHSTLPKRRPHHKSNDQVDLIASINKICSVTQDPKLCAESILPHVRGHVDPVMALQTEINIFIGTMGKGITEMKAALKHSSTGTTTADCLRLCLDMYSTARMDLKQALQAIKSHDIGLLNSLLSGVITNIGTCDDTVSESGEELPLDTDLVNTIHKLADNCMDISAVLLV